The proteins below come from a single Clupea harengus chromosome 21, Ch_v2.0.2, whole genome shotgun sequence genomic window:
- the zdhhc8a gene encoding palmitoyltransferase ZDHHC8B: protein MPACAGERFKPSAYIPVATAACLLVGSSTLFFVFTGPWLAERICLAVPVCAGVVFFFVLANFTMATFMDPGVLPRAGEDEDKDDDLRAPLYKNVEVRGIQVRMKWCTSCHFYRPPRCSHCSVCDHCVEDFDHHCPWVNNCIGKRNYRYFFLFLLTLSVHMLAIFSGGLLYVTEHLEDLWALEATVTVVVMSISGLFFLPVLGLACFHLVLVARGRTTNEQVTGKFQEGVNPFTKGCYGNVKSVMCSPLSPRYIGKQRKKTPIKIQPPFKRPESDRETPVKIRDNGVQTNIIPNKAVEGVNEPDSQRLSTPPPLPPKPDPVLLRNHLAALEESLLYSRSSFPSAQPAGTLRPSLDPLSKLGPLSSREEVRQTMETIMQTGARTQDFSSDPNLGFPSSTMPLNSLTLNSRSLSLRHAHRYRDRPPLSSQTSEALTSTGLASQSLRLSPSVLTSRGSSLSYDSLLGPGENGSQRGLPLLGYQAPYFPLDSGGLVLGLSRGPEPQRHSPHTRSPVFMGMTRQSPQPREPSPVRYDNLSKAIMASIQERRELDERDKLTQRHSPAALGYAPDAGVYDTPSRRSLPPEGFRGPPSRGPTPPAYGSREFLMSSAAYGYGSRVGLSCSSTSSLSRAPRIACSSTSSLSRTPRNNSCSSTSSLSRAPRTSSSPLQSHPPGGITTQDRSLSPSYHSIECHLQESPSAMPYSPTSYATPRGLSFISDTETRDEPP, encoded by the exons GGGTCCTTGGCTGGCTGAGAGGATCTGTCTGGCAGTGCCAGTATGTGCTGGCGTCGTTTTTTTCTTCGTGTTGGCCAacttcaccatggcaacattcaTGGACCCTGGTGTGCTCCCGAGAG CCGGTGAGGACGAGGATAAGGATGATGACCTGCGGGCGCCCCTGTACAAGAATGTGGAGGTGAGGGGCATCCAGGTGCGCATGAAGTGGTGCACCTCCTGCCACTTCTACAGGCCCCCGCGCTGCtcccactgcagtgtgtgtgaccactgcgtagag GATTTTGACCACCATTGCCCATGGGTCAACAACTGCATTGGGAAGAGGAACTATCGttatttcttcctcttcctgttgacCCTCAGCGTCCACATGTTGGCCATTTTCAGCGGTGGGCTTCTCTATGTGACGGAACATCTGGAGGACCTGTGGGCTCTTGAGGCTACCGTCAC TGTGGTTGTTATGAGCATCTCTGGCCTCTTCTTTCTGCCAGTCCTTGGGCTGGCCTGCTTCCACCTGGTCCTGGTAGCCAGAGGTCGGACAACAAACGAGCAG gTGACGGGGAAGTTCCAGGAAGGAGTGAACCCTTTTACAAAAGGTTGCTACGGCAACGTGAAGTCTGTCATGTGCAGTCCTCTGAGCCCGAG GTACATAGGGAAGCAGAGGAAGAAGACTCCTATTAAAATCCAGCCTCCTTTCAAGAGACCGGAAAGTGACAGGGAAACTCCTGTGAAAATTAGGGACAATGGAGTTCAAACTAATATCATTCCAAATAAG GCTGTGGAGGGGGTGAATGAGCCAGACAGCCAGCGGCTGAGCACCCCGCCTCCTCTGCCACCTAAACCCGACCCCGTCCTCCTGAGGAACCACTTGGCCGCCTTAGAAG agAGCCTCTTGTATAGCAGATCCTCCTTCCCATCTGCGCAGCCAGCAGGGACACTCCGCCCTTCACTGGACCCCCTCTCCAAGCTAggtcccctctcctccagggAAGAGGTTCGTCAG ACTATGGAGACGATTATGCAGACTGGCGCACGCACCCAGGACTTCTCCTCTGACCCCAACCTGGGATTCCCGTCTAGCACTATGCCTCTGAACTCGCTCACGCTCAACTCTCGCTCGCTCAGCCTCAGGCACGCCCATCGCTACAGAGACCgccctcctctttcctcccagACATCAGAGGCGCTGACATCCACAGGTCTTGCCTCCCAGAGTCTGCGCCTCTCCCCGAGCGTGCTCACCAGTCGTGGCAGCAGCCTCTCCTACGACAGCCTCCTGGGCCCCGGGGAGAACGGGTCCCAGCGAGGGCTCCCTCTGCTGGGCTACCAGGCGCCCTACTTCCCCCTGGACTCCGGGGGTCTGGTTCTGGGCCTGTCCCGCGGGCCCGAGCCCCAGCGCCATTCTCCGCACACGCGCAGCCCCGTCTTCATGGGCATGACCCGCCAGTCGCCCCAGCCTCGCGAGCCCTCGCCTGTGCGCTACGACAACCTGTCCAAGGCCATCATGGCGTCCATCCAGGAGCGCCGCGAGCTGGATGAGAGGGACAAGCTCACGCAGCGGCACAGCCCCGCCGCGCTGGGATACGCGCCCGATGCCGGGGTTTATGACACCCCGAGCAGGCGCAGCCTCCCGCCGGAGGGGTTTCGCGGGCCGCCCTCGCGAGGCCCGACTCCGCCGGCGTACGGCTCGCGTGAGTTCCTCATGAGCAGCGCCGCGTACGGCTACGGCAGCCGCGTGGGCCTGTCCTGCTCGTCCACGTCCTCGCTGTCCCGCGCCCCTCGCATCGCGTGCTCTTCCACCTCCTCGCTCTCGCGCACGCCGCGCAACAACTCCTGCTcgtccacctcctccctctcgcGGGCGCCCAGAACCTCCAGCTCGCCGCTCCAGTCACACCCTCCGGGTGGCATCACCACACAGGACCGCTCGCTCTCCCCGTCGTACCACTCCATAGAATGCCACCTCCAGGAGTCGCCCTCCGCCATGCCCTATTCCCCGACCTCCTATGCCACCCCCCGAGGCCTCTCCTTCATATCCGACACTGAAACCAGAGACGAGCCCCCCTAA